ATGCACGTTCGCCGCATGGGGAAATTCGGCAGGCAATTGCGTCAGTTCGAAATAGTGCGTTGCGAACAGCGTGTGGCAGTTGTTGTGCGCAAGCAGATGCCGCGCGATCGCCCACGCAAGCGCCAGGCCGTCGAAGGTCGACGTGCCGCGCCCGATTTCGTCCATCAGCACGAGGCTTTGCGGCGTTGCGTCGTTCAGGATGGCGGCGGCTTCCGTCATCTCAACCATGAAGGTGGAGCGGCCGCCCGCCAGGTCGTCGGCTGCGCCGATGCGCGTGAAAATGCGGTCGATCGGACCAAACGACGCGCGCCGCGCAGGCACGTAGCTGCCCACGTAGGCCATCAGCGCGATCAACGCGGTCTGACGCATGAACGTCGATTTACCGCCCATGTTCGGGCCGGTGATCAACAGCAGCTTGCGTTCGGCGTTGAGCACGCAGTCGTTGGCGATGAACTGCTCGACCTGCGCTTCGACCACGGGGTGCCGGCCCTGTTCGATATCGATACCGCCCGTCGGCGTGAAGCTCGGCGCAACCCAGTCGAGCGCGCGGGCGCGCTCGGCGAAGGCGGCGAGCAGATCGAGCTCGGCGAGCGCCAACGCAACGCGCTGGCAGTCGGCGATAAACGGCAGCAACGATTGCAGCAGCGCGTCGTACAGCGCTTTCTCACGCGACAGTGCGCGTTCCTGCGCGGACAGCGCCTTGTCCTCGAAGGTTTTCAGCTCGGGCGTAATGTAGCGCTCGGCGTTCTTCAGCGTCTGGCGGCGGCGATAGTCGTCGGGTACCTTGTCCGTCTGGCCGCGCGTCACTTCGATATAGAAGCCATGCACCTTGTTGTATTCGACGCGCAGATTGCCGATGCCCGTGCGCGCACGTTCGCGCGTTTCGAGATCGATCAGGAACTGTCCGCAGTTCTCCGAAATATCTCGTAGTTCATCGAGTTCCGCATCGTAACCGCGTGCGATCACGCCGCCGTCGCGCACCATCGCAGCGGGTTCTTGCGCGACTGCGCGCTTCAGCAGGTCAACGCAGTCGGCGGGCGGCACCAGCGCCGTATCGATGCGCGCGAGCGAATCGGCAGCGGCCGTCACGGCGGCGAGTTGCGCGCGCAGTTCGGGCAGCGCGATGAACGTGTCGCGCAGGCTCGACAGATCGCGCGGACGTGCCGACAGCAACGCGAGCCGCCCGGTGATCCGTTCGATATCCGAGATTTGCCGCAGCGCGCTGCGCAGCCCGTCGAGGCTGGCTTGAGGCGGCGCGTCGAGCAGTGCGCCGATCGCCTGCTGACGCGCCTGCGCGAACGACGCGTCGCGCGGCGGGTGGTGCAGCCAGTGACGCAGCAGACGGCTGCCCATGGTCGTGCAGCAGGTATCGAGCAGCGAGCAGAGCGTGGGCGAATCCGTGCCGCGCAGTGTTTCCGTCAGTTCGAGATTGCGGCGCGTGGACGGATCGAGGCCGATGTACTCCGATTCGTATTCGACTTTCAGGCTGCGCACATGGCGCAACTGCTGGCCTTGGGTCGCCGCCGCGTACAGCAGCAGCGCGCCCGCCGCGCCACACGCGCTCGACAGCGAATGCGCGCCGAAGCCGTCGAGGCCCGCCACTTCCAGTTGATCGCACAGCCGCTGCGTGCCCGAGGCGACGTCGAAGTGCCAGACGGGCACGCGCGTCGTCGCGCCGAAACCGGTGGGCACTGTCCACGCGTTCGCATCGTTTGACGACGGCGCGTCGGCAACGAGAATTTCAGCAGGGCGGATGCGCTCGAGGGCGGCCGCGACCTGATCGGGCGCGACTTCCGCGAGGCGCAGCGCGCCGCTTGCCAGATTGAGCCATGCAAGGCCGATCGTGTTCACGACGCCGCGCCGGTTGTGGCCTGCGCACACGGCAAGCAGATACGTGTCGTTCTTGTCGGACAGCAGCGCGGCGTCCGTCAGCGTGCCAGGCGTCACCACGCGCACGACCTTGCGCTCGACGGGGCCCTTCGAGGTCGCGGGATCGCCGATCTGCTCGCAGATCGCGACCGATTCTCCGAGCTTGACGAGCTTCGCCAGATACTGTTCGACGGCGTGATGCGGCACGCCCGCCATCTTGATCGGATTGCCGCCCGACGCGCCGCGCTGCGTGAGCGTCAGATCGAGCAGGCGCGCGGCCTTTTCGGCGTCGTCGAAGAACAGTTCATAGAAGTCGCCCATCCGGTAGAACACGAGCGTGCCCGGATGCTCCCCTTTAATGCGCAAATACTGCTGCATCATGGGGGTGTGTTGCGCGTTGTCGCTTGCGGCTGCGGTTTGAGTGCCCATCCTCGTGTCTTTCTTGCGTGACTGTTCAGGGCGTGAGTTTAACCCGCCGACGCGCCGAGCGAACCTGGCCGGATGGCCAGGTTGCCGTCGCCTGACAGACGCGCGTACGCTTCGTTCATTCTTCGATCAGCGCGCGCATGTCGACCTTGTGCGCGTTCGCGGCGCTGCGCCGCTGCGCAAGCCACATCATGCCCGTGATGAACACGCCGAACACGGTGATGATCCACTGCACGGGCATCTTCGCCGTCAGCAGGATTGCGTACGCGCCGAGCATCAGCAGCACGGCGAGATTCTGGTTGAAGTTCTGCACGGCGATCGAGTGGCCGGCAGTGAGGAGGGTTGCGCCGCGATGCTGGAGAATCGCGTTCATCGGCACGATGAAAAAGCCTGACAGCGCGCCGAGCAGCACCATCAGCGGATACGCGAAGATGATGTACGCGGGCGCAAAGAGTTCACCGACGCGCAGACCCGCGCCGGGCGGAAACAGGTTCTTGTTGTAGAAGGCCATCGCGACGGTCACGGCACCCATGATCAGACCGACGGGCAACACTTTGAGCGACGCGCGCAACGGAATCCACGCGGCGGCGGCGGCGGCACCCACGGCGATGCCAAGGCCGGCCACACCCTGCATGACGGCCGCTTTCGACAGCGACAGCCCGAGATTCGCGTCGGCCCATTTGAGCACCAGCAGTTGCAGCGTGACCGCGCCGCCCCACAGCAGCGTCGTGACCCACAGCGCGATCTGCGCGAGACGGTCGGCCCACAGCACGTTGAAGCAGCGCACGAATTCGCCGACCAGTTCGCCCGGCTCCGTCAACCGGTTCGGATAGCGCGCGCCCGTGTCGGGAATGCCGACATTGAGCGCGGCCGCGATCGCATAGGTGATCATCACGGCGAGCATCGCGAGGTCCGCGGCGGAATGGATCAGCGGCCAATGCGCGTGCTGCACGAAACGCGACGCGTAAGTGCTGATCAGCGCGCCGCCCAGCATCGTGCCGACGATGGTCGACAGCACGGTCGCCGATTCGAGCCACGCATTCGCGGCGACGAGCCGGTCGGCGGGCAGCAGCTCGGTGAGAATGCCGTACTTCGCGGGCGAGTACGCGGCTGCGCCGAAGCCGACCACGCCGTACGCGATCATCGGATGCACGCCGCCGATCATCAGCAGGCAGCCGCACGCCTTCAGCGCGTTCGAGATGAACATCACGTGGCGCTTTTGCAGCGCGTCGGCGAATGCGCCGACGAACGGCGCGAGCAGCACGTAGGAAATCGTGAAGAAGATCTGCAGCAGCGGCGTGATCCACGCAGCCGAACGGATCTCGGTGAGCAGCGCAATGGCCGCGATCAGCAGCGCGTTATCGGCGAGCGACGACACGAACTGCGCCGCGATGATCGTGTAGAAACCTTTCTTCATGGTCCCGATTGAAACACAGCGCCCGCAATTTTGCCGTGGATGTGATGCGGGTGTGCCGATGAGGTGCGCGATGTATCGCGAGTCGCGAGCCCAAAAAGAAAAAAGCGGCCGAGGCCGCTTTCAACCGCACGCAGCGTCTTAAGCTGCCTGCTCTTTCGTCTTGGTGTAACGCGACAGAATCGGAATCATCTGCGCATACACCTTCGGGTTGCCGGCGACGATCTCATGCAGATGCAGGAAGTCCGAGTCGCCCGTGTAATTGCCGACCAGGCCGCCCGCTTCCGTGACGAGCAGACTGCCCGCCGCCATGTCCCACGCGCTGATGCCTTGCTCGAAGAAACCGTCGAGGCGTCCCGCCGCGACGTTCGCCAGATCGAGCGCTGCGGCGCCCGGGCGGCGCAGGCCCGCGCAAGCCTTCGTCATGTCGGCGAAGAGCTGCGTGTACGCTTCGAGCGTGTCTTTTTCGCGGAACGGGAAGCCCGTGCCGATCAGGCTGTCGGCGAGCCGGTCGCGGCGGCCGACGCGGATGCGCCGGTCGTTCAGATACGCGCCGCGGCCGCGCGAGGCCGTGAACAGGTCGTTGCGCGTCGGGTCGTAGACGACTGCCTGCGTGATGATGCCCTTGTGCGCAAGCGCGATCGACACGCAGTAATACTGGAAGCCGTGGATGAAGTTCGTGGTGCCGTCGAGGGGATCGATGATCCACTGGAATTCGGACTCGTTGCCCGATTCGCCGGACTCTTCGGCGAGGATTGCGTGATCGGGGTAGGCGGTGGTCAGCGTTTCGATGATGGCGGCTTCGGACGCCTTGTCGACCTCCGTGACGAAATCGTTGTGCTGCTTCTTGCTGACCTGCACGAGGTCGAGATCGAGCGACGCGCGGTTGATGATCTGCCCGGCGCGGCGAGCGGCCTTGACAGCGATATTGAGCATGGGATGCATGAGTCTGGATCCTTGTGCCGGACGCGCACGGCGGCTGCCCGGTGTTGAGCTGAAAATAAGCTGTTAATCATGCGAAACGGGCGCCCGACACGATTGAGTCGAAATCTGGCAGCACATTCCGTCGACGGAGACAAATTGAAGAAGAGCGGTGCGCCGTGGCCGATGTCCCCGTGAGAGACAATGTGGCACGGCGCGAATATCGGGATTTTACCTGAGTCTCGCCGTTTCGAGGCGGTTGGGGCGGACCCGCGCGCAGGCAACCGGGCCTATGACGTTCGCCCGGTACGGCATCGGCCGGTCGGCAGATGGAAAGAGGCGGCGGGTTGGCGCTAACATTACTGTTTCCTCGTTTCCAAAGCTCATCGTGGTTCAAACCCCTGCTTCGCCTTCCTCCAGTATCGCTTCCGACAGTTCCAGCATCGGCGGCGGTTTCACGTCGACGCGTTTCGTGCTCGTCGAGCCGAGTCATCCCGGCAACGTCGGCGCGGCGGCGCGCGCGTTGAAGACCATGGGCTTTTCACGGCTCGTTCTCGTGTCGCCGCGCGTGGCGGACGTGAAAAACGACCCCGAGGCGATCGCGATGGCCTCCGGCGCGGACGACGTGCTCGCGTCCGCCCATGTCGTGCCGACGCTCGCCGATGCGCTGTCGGGCGCGCACTGGTCGTTGGCGCTGACGGCGCGCGCGCGCGAATACGGGCCGCCCCAGCTCGCGCCGCGCGCGGCCGCGACCCAGGCGCGCGAACACGCCGTGCATGGCGATATCGCGCTGGTGTTCGGCAACGAGCGCACGGGGCTGTCCAACGAAGACGTCGAGCGGTGCAGCGCGCTCGCCCATATTCCCGCCAATCCTGCGTACAGCTCGCTGAATCTGTCGCAGGCCATTCAGGTCCTGTCGTACGAACTGCGCATGGCCTATCTGGTCGACAGCGACGGATCGGAGCCGGTGGCGGGCGGCGCGGGCACGCTCGCCGCGAGCGACGAAATCGAGCGCATGTACGTGCACCTCGAAAACGCGCTGATCGCGCTCGACTTTCTCGATCCCGGCAACCCGAAAAAACTGATGTCGCGCTTGCGGCGGCTGTTCGCGCGTTCGGGTCTGGAGCGTGAAGAGGTCAACATCGTGCGTGGAATTGCGAAGCACATTCTGCTGAAGGCGAAAGGGCGCGACGGCGACGAGCGTTGAGCGGCGCGCGCGTCTCATGCCGGGCGCAGCCGCGTGCGCGGCGGCCTTCGCTTTCCGCGAAAGCGCAAACCTTGTCGTCCGCGTGGGCTTCCGGCAGGTTCCGCGCATTCGCCCTACAATGGCCCGAAACGTCATAAGCAAAGCTTGCCGGCTGGAATGCACATGATCGCGCCCGTAACCGCGGACGCGACGGCGCACGCACCGGCGGCCCGCTCCCCGCGCAATGCGCGGCGGCGATCAATCCCTACGACAGCCTCACTGCCATGTTCACGAGACTCCGCGAAGACATCGCCACGATCCGCGAGCGCGATCCCGCCGCCCGCAGCGCCTGGGAAGTCCTCACGTGTTACCCGGGCCTGCACGCGCTGATATTCCACCGTGTCGCGCATGCCTGCTGGCGCGCCAACCGCCGCTGGATCGCGCGTTTCGTGTCGCAGTTCGGCCGGTTCATGACCGGGATCGAGATTCACCCGGGCGCGACAGTCGGGCGGCGTGTATTCATCGACCACGGCATGGGCGTCGTGATCGGCGAGACGGCGGAAATCGGCGACGACTGCACGATCTATCAGGGCGTCACGCTAGGCGGCACGTCGCTCACGCGCGGCGCGAAACGCCATCCAACGCTGGAGCGCGGCGTGATCGTCGGCGCGGGTGCAAAGGTGCTCGGCGGCTTCACGATTGGCGCGGACGCGAAGATCGGCTCGAACGCGGTCGTCGTGAAGCCGGTGCCGGCAGGCGGCACGGCCGTCGGCAATCCGGCGCGCGTGATCATGCCGGCGACGGCGTCGGTGACGTCGGCTCCCGCACCCGCGGGCGCCGACGGCAAGGCGACGACGGCTCGCCCGGGGTTCTGCGCGTACGGCATCACGCCGAATGCCGACGATCCCGTCTCGCTTGCCATTCATGGGCTGGTCAATCACGCGTCGACGCAATCGCAGCGCATCGACGAAGTCGTCGCGGCGCTCGAGCGGCTCGGCGCCAGCCTTGAAGCGCTGCATGGCGCGGACGCGGCATTGCTCGATCTGCGCCGTCTGTCGGCGGCGATCGAGGGGAAGGTCGAGGAAACGGCGCGCTGAGCGGCGCCAGATCGAAGGGTGCGGGGAGGGGAAAGAGGGTGAAAACGACTACTTGTCCAGCCGCAGCGCCTTGATCCCTTCGGAATCGATGCGTACATAACCGCCGCGACGCTCGCCGTGGTCGAGATCCCAGTCGGGCAACACCCAGCGCATACCGCCTTTTTCATGATGCAGCGCTGGCCTGTGGGTATGGCCGTGAATGATGGTGGCCGTCTTCGTCTTCTTGAAGAGCGCGGCGATGCCTTCCGACGTCACGTCGTAACGCGGCGATACGGGGCGCTGGCGTCCCGCTTCACTCGACCTGCGCATTTTTTCCGCCAGAGCCTTACGCCAGCGATACGGCCACACAAGAAACAGCCACTGCGCGAAATGGTTGCGCGCGAAGCCGCGAAAGCGCTGATATTTGCGGTCCGACGTGCATTGCGCGTCGCCGTGGGTGAGCGCGATTTTCGTGCCGAACGCGGTGATGACGAACGGATCGGGCAGCCAGATGGCACCCGCCGCTTTCATGAAGCGCTTGCCCAGAAGGAAGTCGCGATTGCCGTGCATGATGTAGAGCGCGATGCCGCGCTCCGAGAGCGTGTGCATCAGCGCGGCCATGCGGGCGGGAAAAGGTTCGGCGAGCATGTCGTCGCCGATCCAGTATTCGAACAGGTCGCCGAGAATAAAAACGGAATCCGCATGCTCGGCCGTCACGCGGATGAAATGCTCGAACGCGTGGACCGTCTGTGGGATCGCCTCGCTCAGATGCAGGTCGGCGATAAAGAAAAACGGGCGCGCCGCGTGCGGGCGTTTGCCCTCGCCAGGCACGCCCGCAGCGACGCTTCGCAGCGGCGTCTCTTGCAGCATGGAAGTGTGCTTCTCTAGTTGCTCAGCGCTTCTTAAAGAATAGGCTGTTCGTATGAGTAATTCTCTTACTCGACGACAACGGCCTTTTCAATGATCACGTCGTCGACGGGCACGTCCTGGTGGAAGCCCTTCGAGCCCGTCTTCACCTTGCGGATCGCGTCGACGACTTCGAGGCCTTCGACGACCTTGCCGAACACCGCGTAGCCCCAGCCTTGCGGCGTCGGCGACGAGTGGTTCAGGAAGTCGTTGTCGTTGACGTTGATGAAGAACTGAGCCGTCGCCGAGTGCGGGTCGTTCGTGCGCGCCATCGCGATCGAACCCTTCACGTTCTTCAGACCGTTGTTCGCTTCGTTGGCGATCGGCGTGCTGGTCGGCTTCTGCGTCATGCCGGGCTCGAAACCGCCGCCCTGGATCATGAAGCCGTCGATCACGCGATGGAACACCGTGTTGTCGTAGTGGCCGGCCTTCACGTAGGCGAGGAAGTTTTCAACCGACTTCGGCGCCTTCTCTGCGTCCAGTTCCAGCTTGATGACGCCGTGGTTCGTGTGCAGTTCAACCATGATGATTTCCTTTGGGTCTAGGTGAGTGGAGGGCGCGGTGCATCGCCGTCTGTGCGGCCATCGGCCTGCGCCCGTGGCATGGTTAGTTCGGTGCCGCGCTGGCGCCGTGCATCGAGTTGCCGGCGGCGTGCGCGTCACCCTGTTTGCAAATGCTTCGTTTGCCCGTGTGCTACCGAGCGCCTTCTCGCGGTCCGCAGGGCCGCTTCATTGCCAAATTCTGTTCCTGGCTTATTGCCGGGTTACTTACCGACGATTGTCGCCGACTGGAGCACGATCTGCTTTTGCGGCACATCGCTCATCGGGCCGCGCGAGGTGGTCGGCGTGCCCTCGATCTTCTTCACGACGTCCATGCCCGACGTGACCTTGCCGAACACCGCGTAGCCGTTGCCGTCCGGATTCGGATAGTCGAGGCCCGCATTGTCGACCGTGTTGATGAAGAACTGCGCGGTGGCAGAATTCGGGTCGCTCGTGCGTGCCATCGCGATCGTGCCCGTCATGTTCTTCAGGCCGTTGCGGCTTTCGAGCGGAATCGGCGCGCGCGTCGGTTTTTCCGCATAGCTCGTCGTGTAGCCGCCGCCCTGGACCATGAAGCCGGGAATCACGCGATGGAAGATCGTCCCGTTATATTGACCGGATTTCACGTAGTCGAGGAAATTGGCAACCGTCTTCGGCGCTTTCTCAGGATACAACTCGACGCGGATATCGCCTTCCGACGTCTTCAAGAGAACGGACGGATGCGCAGCCTGTGATCCGTTTTGCGCAAAAGCCGGTGCGTTCGCGATCAGGGCGGCGCTGCCGAGCGCCAACATCAACCATTTCATGTAAATCCTCGGGGTGAAAACAGGGTGAACTCAGATGAAAGACGTCGACAGGCGCGCTGCCTGAAGGCATGCGTGCCGGCGCTCACTGCGATGGTGCAACGTACGGCGGCGTCGCGAGCGAACCGTTCGGGCCGCCGAACGTGAAACCGGGCGTCTCGGTAACGTTCTGCATGGCGCGATTCGTGTAGCCGGTATCAGCCGGCTGGCTGGTCTTCGTCACGGGCGTCTTGCGCGGCGTGACGATTTTCTCGATGTCGGCGATGCGCTGCGTTGTCGTGCCGTTGCCTGCGCCCAGATTTTGTGCGCGGCGATACGCCTGATCCGCCATGCGCAGATAGAGGTCGCCGAGATTCTCGTACGCGAGGCCGTAGCCGGGGCTCGCCTTGACGGCCGTTTCCAGCGCGGCGCGCGCTTCCGTATAGCGGCCCTGCTTCGCGTAGAGCGCAGCGAGGTTGTTGTACGGTTCGGGCAGTTCGGGGAATGTCTCGGTGAGTTCAGTGAATGCGGCGATCGCTTCGTCGTCGCGGTTCAGACGCGCAAGCACGGTGGCGCGCTTGAACTTGGCTTGCGCGTCGCGCGGATTCGTCGCGATGCGCGCATCGAGCTGCGTGAGCGCGGCCGTCCAGTTCTTCTGCTGGATCGACGCGTCGGCGTCGGGTGTCGCGTCGCGCACGGCCGGACCGTGTGCGACGGTCGGCGTTTTCTGCGCGAAGGCGGGCGCGGCAGGCAGGACCATGAGGGCGAGGCCGCAGCAGGTCGCGCCCGCTGCCGTGCTCAGCGCCGCGAGCAAACCCGGACGGGCACCCGCACGGAACGAGATGCCGGAAATCGGGCGTAGCGTCGAGCGGAGCGCCGTCGCGAAGAGGGGCGTGGCGCCTCGCGCGCGGCCGCTGGAGTGTTTCATAGGCTCAGGTCGGGATGTTATACTCCGACCCATTCTAACAAAAGGTCTGCGCGTTCCGTCGAACCACAGACTGTCTTTTCGCCACTCGTGGTCGTCTCCGCCTTGACGTCAGCCTGATCCCGCGCCGTTGCGCGACGGCTGTCAGTCATGCCGCACCGCCCGTGTTCGTACAGCATGCAGTTGCATGATTGCTTCGGGCGCGGTATGAACGAAGACCAAGCGGATTTCTTTCGGCCCACGCATCGTCTCTATGGAATCTCTGCGCATTTACAACACGCTCGCGCGTGACAAGCAAAATTTCGTGCCGCTTCATGAAGGCGAAGTGCGTATGTATGTCTGCGGGATGACGGTGTACGACTACTGTCACGTGGGCCATGCGCGGGTGATGGTCGTATTCGACATCGTGCAGCGCTGGCTGCGCACGCTCGGCTACAAGGTCACCTACGTGCGCAATATCACCGACATCGAAGACAAGATCATTCGTCGCGCAGTCGAGAACGGCGAGTCGATCCGCGCGCTGACGGACCGCTTCATCGCGGCGCTGCACGAGGATGCGGACGCGCTCGGCATCGAGCGGCCCGATCTCGAGCCGCGCGCGACGGACTTCATTCCGCAGATGCTCGGCATGATCGAGAAGCTCGAGCAGAACGGCTACGCGTATCAGGCCGCCGACGGCGACGTGAACTACGCGGTGCGCAAGTTCGCGAACTATGGCGCGCTGTCGGGCAAGTCGCTCGAGGACCTGCGCGCGGGCGAGCGCGTCGCCGCCAACGACGCGAAGCAGGACCCGCTCGACTTCGTGCTGTGGAAGCAGTCGAAGCCCGACGAGCCCGCCGACACCGGTTGGGATTCGAAGTACGGGCGCGGCCGTCCTGGCTGGCACATCGAGTGCTCGGCGATGGGCTGCACGCTGCTCGGCGAACATTTCGACATTCATGGCGGCGGCCAGGACCTGCAGTTTCCGCACCACGAAAACGAAATCGCGCAAAGTGAAGGCGCGACACATCAAACCTTCGTCAATTACTGGATGCACAACGGCTACGTGCAGATCGACAATGAGAAGATGTCGAAGTCGCTCGGCAACTTCTTCACGATCCGCGAGGTGCTCGCGAAGTACGATGCCGAAGTCGTGCGGTTCTTCATTGCGCGCGCGCATTACCGCTCGCCGCTGAACTACAGCGACACGCATCTCGACGATGCGCGCAGCGCGCTTGCGCGTCTGTATACCGCGCTGAAGGACACGCCGCCGGAAGCGGGCGAGATCGACTGGGACGAAGCGCACGCGCAGCGTTTTCGCGCGGCGATGAACGACGACTTCAATACGCCTGTTGCCGTGTCGGTGCTGTTCGAGCTGGCGAGCGAAGTGAACCGCACGCGTGATGCCGCGCTGGCCCGTCAGTTGCACGGTCTGGCGCTGGTGCTCGGATTGCTCAGGCGCGAACCGCGCGCCTATTTGCAGCAGGCGGCGGGCAGCGA
This is a stretch of genomic DNA from Paraburkholderia caribensis. It encodes these proteins:
- a CDS encoding RNA methyltransferase, with the protein product MVQTPASPSSSIASDSSSIGGGFTSTRFVLVEPSHPGNVGAAARALKTMGFSRLVLVSPRVADVKNDPEAIAMASGADDVLASAHVVPTLADALSGAHWSLALTARAREYGPPQLAPRAAATQAREHAVHGDIALVFGNERTGLSNEDVERCSALAHIPANPAYSSLNLSQAIQVLSYELRMAYLVDSDGSEPVAGGAGTLAASDEIERMYVHLENALIALDFLDPGNPKKLMSRLRRLFARSGLEREEVNIVRGIAKHILLKAKGRDGDER
- a CDS encoding peptidylprolyl isomerase; its protein translation is MVELHTNHGVIKLELDAEKAPKSVENFLAYVKAGHYDNTVFHRVIDGFMIQGGGFEPGMTQKPTSTPIANEANNGLKNVKGSIAMARTNDPHSATAQFFINVNDNDFLNHSSPTPQGWGYAVFGKVVEGLEVVDAIRKVKTGSKGFHQDVPVDDVIIEKAVVVE
- a CDS encoding tetratricopeptide repeat protein; its protein translation is MKHSSGRARGATPLFATALRSTLRPISGISFRAGARPGLLAALSTAAGATCCGLALMVLPAAPAFAQKTPTVAHGPAVRDATPDADASIQQKNWTAALTQLDARIATNPRDAQAKFKRATVLARLNRDDEAIAAFTELTETFPELPEPYNNLAALYAKQGRYTEARAALETAVKASPGYGLAYENLGDLYLRMADQAYRRAQNLGAGNGTTTQRIADIEKIVTPRKTPVTKTSQPADTGYTNRAMQNVTETPGFTFGGPNGSLATPPYVAPSQ
- a CDS encoding inositol monophosphatase family protein; its protein translation is MHPMLNIAVKAARRAGQIINRASLDLDLVQVSKKQHNDFVTEVDKASEAAIIETLTTAYPDHAILAEESGESGNESEFQWIIDPLDGTTNFIHGFQYYCVSIALAHKGIITQAVVYDPTRNDLFTASRGRGAYLNDRRIRVGRRDRLADSLIGTGFPFREKDTLEAYTQLFADMTKACAGLRRPGAAALDLANVAAGRLDGFFEQGISAWDMAAGSLLVTEAGGLVGNYTGDSDFLHLHEIVAGNPKVYAQMIPILSRYTKTKEQAA
- the mutS gene encoding DNA mismatch repair protein MutS, which translates into the protein MGTQTAAASDNAQHTPMMQQYLRIKGEHPGTLVFYRMGDFYELFFDDAEKAARLLDLTLTQRGASGGNPIKMAGVPHHAVEQYLAKLVKLGESVAICEQIGDPATSKGPVERKVVRVVTPGTLTDAALLSDKNDTYLLAVCAGHNRRGVVNTIGLAWLNLASGALRLAEVAPDQVAAALERIRPAEILVADAPSSNDANAWTVPTGFGATTRVPVWHFDVASGTQRLCDQLEVAGLDGFGAHSLSSACGAAGALLLYAAATQGQQLRHVRSLKVEYESEYIGLDPSTRRNLELTETLRGTDSPTLCSLLDTCCTTMGSRLLRHWLHHPPRDASFAQARQQAIGALLDAPPQASLDGLRSALRQISDIERITGRLALLSARPRDLSSLRDTFIALPELRAQLAAVTAAADSLARIDTALVPPADCVDLLKRAVAQEPAAMVRDGGVIARGYDAELDELRDISENCGQFLIDLETRERARTGIGNLRVEYNKVHGFYIEVTRGQTDKVPDDYRRRQTLKNAERYITPELKTFEDKALSAQERALSREKALYDALLQSLLPFIADCQRVALALAELDLLAAFAERARALDWVAPSFTPTGGIDIEQGRHPVVEAQVEQFIANDCVLNAERKLLLITGPNMGGKSTFMRQTALIALMAYVGSYVPARRASFGPIDRIFTRIGAADDLAGGRSTFMVEMTEAAAILNDATPQSLVLMDEIGRGTSTFDGLALAWAIARHLLAHNNCHTLFATHYFELTQLPAEFPHAANVHLSAVEHGHGIVFLHAVNEGPANQSYGLQVAQLAGVPNAVIRAARKHLAYLEQQSAAQPAPQLDLFAAPLAVLEDADDEPPAPAIDPATQALVERLREIDPNDLRPRDALDLLFELHELAKSPDARH
- the cysS gene encoding cysteine--tRNA ligase produces the protein MESLRIYNTLARDKQNFVPLHEGEVRMYVCGMTVYDYCHVGHARVMVVFDIVQRWLRTLGYKVTYVRNITDIEDKIIRRAVENGESIRALTDRFIAALHEDADALGIERPDLEPRATDFIPQMLGMIEKLEQNGYAYQAADGDVNYAVRKFANYGALSGKSLEDLRAGERVAANDAKQDPLDFVLWKQSKPDEPADTGWDSKYGRGRPGWHIECSAMGCTLLGEHFDIHGGGQDLQFPHHENEIAQSEGATHQTFVNYWMHNGYVQIDNEKMSKSLGNFFTIREVLAKYDAEVVRFFIARAHYRSPLNYSDTHLDDARSALARLYTALKDTPPEAGEIDWDEAHAQRFRAAMNDDFNTPVAVSVLFELASEVNRTRDAALARQLHGLALVLGLLRREPRAYLQQAAGSESEGALDVAAIESKIAARVAAKQAKDYAEADRIRKELLDAGVALEDKPGGLTEWRRV
- a CDS encoding peptidylprolyl isomerase, which encodes MKWLMLALGSAALIANAPAFAQNGSQAAHPSVLLKTSEGDIRVELYPEKAPKTVANFLDYVKSGQYNGTIFHRVIPGFMVQGGGYTTSYAEKPTRAPIPLESRNGLKNMTGTIAMARTSDPNSATAQFFINTVDNAGLDYPNPDGNGYAVFGKVTSGMDVVKKIEGTPTTSRGPMSDVPQKQIVLQSATIVGK
- a CDS encoding UDP-2,3-diacylglucosamine diphosphatase, with the protein product MLQETPLRSVAAGVPGEGKRPHAARPFFFIADLHLSEAIPQTVHAFEHFIRVTAEHADSVFILGDLFEYWIGDDMLAEPFPARMAALMHTLSERGIALYIMHGNRDFLLGKRFMKAAGAIWLPDPFVITAFGTKIALTHGDAQCTSDRKYQRFRGFARNHFAQWLFLVWPYRWRKALAEKMRRSSEAGRQRPVSPRYDVTSEGIAALFKKTKTATIIHGHTHRPALHHEKGGMRWVLPDWDLDHGERRGGYVRIDSEGIKALRLDK
- the cysE gene encoding serine O-acetyltransferase yields the protein MFTRLREDIATIRERDPAARSAWEVLTCYPGLHALIFHRVAHACWRANRRWIARFVSQFGRFMTGIEIHPGATVGRRVFIDHGMGVVIGETAEIGDDCTIYQGVTLGGTSLTRGAKRHPTLERGVIVGAGAKVLGGFTIGADAKIGSNAVVVKPVPAGGTAVGNPARVIMPATASVTSAPAPAGADGKATTARPGFCAYGITPNADDPVSLAIHGLVNHASTQSQRIDEVVAALERLGASLEALHGADAALLDLRRLSAAIEGKVEETAR
- the lplT gene encoding lysophospholipid transporter LplT, which translates into the protein MKKGFYTIIAAQFVSSLADNALLIAAIALLTEIRSAAWITPLLQIFFTISYVLLAPFVGAFADALQKRHVMFISNALKACGCLLMIGGVHPMIAYGVVGFGAAAYSPAKYGILTELLPADRLVAANAWLESATVLSTIVGTMLGGALISTYASRFVQHAHWPLIHSAADLAMLAVMITYAIAAALNVGIPDTGARYPNRLTEPGELVGEFVRCFNVLWADRLAQIALWVTTLLWGGAVTLQLLVLKWADANLGLSLSKAAVMQGVAGLGIAVGAAAAAAWIPLRASLKVLPVGLIMGAVTVAMAFYNKNLFPPGAGLRVGELFAPAYIIFAYPLMVLLGALSGFFIVPMNAILQHRGATLLTAGHSIAVQNFNQNLAVLLMLGAYAILLTAKMPVQWIITVFGVFITGMMWLAQRRSAANAHKVDMRALIEE